The following is a genomic window from Hippoglossus stenolepis isolate QCI-W04-F060 chromosome 14, HSTE1.2, whole genome shotgun sequence.
ATTTTCAACATTATTAGAAATAGCTACGTTTGTTTAATCCCATGCTTATCAAATAAAGTGGAAGAAACAATTCCTCTCAGGTTCCTTTTCATCCTCTAAtgtaataaagagaaaaaactgtaaataaaatcaaatgcatTTAATTACAACCAAAGATGCTCgcacatgtatttattttacagtaatgtgcttcatttaaatgacaaacagtGTATAATATGAGGATTAATGCAGTGTGTCATGCATCATAATTATCTTGACAGACCCATAATGGTTTTGGGtctctctaaaaaaaaatgtatcatttaaATTGTGAAATTATAAACCTCTATTTCACTCAATCAGCTCAATGGAAATataaacatttctttctttctctctctttcgaCATTTCTTGTCTGTTTCTAGTacttttgtgtgtctctctgtagcCATTTTGTGCCACTTCAGagttattttgtgtctctttgtatttttttggtcTGTTTGCAGTGGATTTGtgtcacattttgtttgttttgtttctctttatagttgttttgtgtttcttggCAGTTGTTTGTTCTGTCCAAATACTACAAATTGTGCATGTATCGTAAGAAGCAGCACTGACTGAGCTCTCTCATAGGTTTGACACCATAGTTATTACTTTCTCTGGGCTTCAGAAGAGAGTTTTCCTTTAAGTGCCACAATATGAATCTTTCTCCAACAGGTTGGACATCTCCATCCAGGACAGGTCCCACTGCACCTCGGTCACATCCTGCTTGGTCGCAGGAAGCACCTCTGCTGGAACTTCCTGTTTGGAAACTCGCCAGCAGCTCCAAGTGCAAAACTTCTGGTGCCTTGAAGAAAATAAGGCAGTGAATCATTTACTTCAATATCTGTTGGGCTTGTCATTCATGCAGTAGAAAGTAGGAAGTCAAGACGGGTGAAGATTTTATAGATACTAACCTGGAGTGACAAATGAGCCAAACAGTCAAAGGAATGAGGATCAGAAGTAGAACCCCACATGAAACCATGATCCATTTCCAGGAACCTGATCAAGACaacaaataatatttgtttaaataaataaaactgtaataataacaacaactgATCGGATTTCCAATAAACTTGGTGGACAGATGTGGTAAGGGTCAGGAAAGGACCCATTGTATTTTGGTACTAAGCTGATCCAGCAATTTgtatctctttctttaacattgcgttttaaaatgttttcccagggaataattcatggaccttaatgaaaaaaatctgccgcatttagaggactgatatctatgagtgtgtgaaatttggtgcagcttgattgaattcaaggggactgttgggccttggtgaatatgcgctctactgagtccCATTCTAGTTTCTTTCATCTCATTGGATCCTGAGGGATCTTCCTGTTGAAATTAGACCTTGCTGAAAAGACAGGGCAGGAGGAGAACCTGACAACCAAAAGGCTTCATTCATTAATGGAACATTTGTTGATTAATATTGAGTATTTCCTCCAAAACaagtaaatgtatataaataagaaaaataccAGTGGAGGCTGGAGTCTCCTCTGATGTGAAGCTTCCTGAAAGAAACAACAGTTGATATGTGTCACTGATCCACTTTTATAGAACACACAGCAGAGTGATGATGTTCAGCTGACCTCTGTCGGGTCTCACTGATAACCAGCTCTCTGGACTCTGCATCTGTCTGTCGTGGGACGCACACCTGTAGAAGCCTTCATCTTCCTGTGTCACATTCTTAAGAGTCATCTTTATGACTCGGTCTGAACCGGACGAACTGTTTGAGTCAATTAATGCTCCGTTTTTGAAGAagctggtttgtttgtgtttgccgCTCTGATACTGACAACACAAGGTGACATCGTCCCCCGTAAACACAGGGGAGGCTTGGGTCTTCAGGATGATGTCGCCATCTGTGGGACAAAGATAGAAGGCAAGATTGAACTCTTACTTCTTTTATGTTACCTTTGTATTAAAAACAGTCCTATTTAACCATCAGTGCTACACAGAAGCCGGTGGTTTCTTCCTGGGTTTGTCCTGAAACTTCTCTGTTACACAAGACTCACAGCTTACTGTAATGTTGACTGCGTTGCTGCGGCCCCCGGCGCCCTCACACCAGTACAGTCCACCGGTCACACTGGCAGCAGTGAACACAAATGCTTCAGACTTGTAAGGGCTCACGCTACCTCCTGGTGGTGAATAGTGAACGGTGAGGTTTGAGGTCCCTGCTTTAAGGTCTCGAGAGAAATGCAGCAGCTTCCACCCTGAGGAGTTGGTCTGAGATGTGGGGCACTGCAGAGTGAAATGCTCCCCACTGAACATCTGTCTGGTGTTAGGAGTCAGAGAGAGCAAGTGAGGGGGCAACTCTAGGACAGAGGTGgatagagagaaaaagaaaaggggagagaagatgagagaagGAAACAGTCTGAGATTGAGGCTTTTCAGACGTATCCTGGTTTGACGAATGGTCAATCTGTAATGGACACATTGGGCCATAACTGAAATAGCCACATATCTTGACAAAATGTCATcaccaacacaaaaacagagatgTGTCTGGCATAGTCAGAAAGTTTGGACAACCAATCAGTGATGAGTAAAGTCATATGAAAGCAATCCATCGATGTGTCTGCCattgttacctccgccaaggtcagaggtcatattttcacccctgtctgtttgtttgtaaggaagattaacacaaaaacaacacaacagatttGCAGGAATCTCGGTGGAAGGATTTGGTATGcgtcagagaagaacccattcaatttggaTCATcctgtaacattgtgagattctgcgtttttcaacattttccccgttttcccagggagtaattcatggatcttgaagaaaaaaaaaaatctggcacatttatggaactaatatctatgagtgagtgtagcagcttgattgaatttaaggggactgatgggccttggcggaggtgcgCTCCACTGAATGCCCTTCTAGTTTTAACTGTAAATCTCCGCTGTCTGTGAAACTTGTGCTCTCACTTAATGTGATTTGCCTTCAGCTGTactccattttttaaaatcacttctAATCTCCATACTTGCTCGGCTGTAGTCTCTCAAATCACCTGTGCCTACACTTCACTAACAGTTATACATTTAGGAAACACCCTTCTCATGTGATAATCTGCCAAACCCAGTCAGCATGAATTTCTCCAGTAGGGGTCAGATTGCCTATTTAATTCCTACACGAACAACATAAAACCCACAATGTATCTAATGCAACATAAAGTCCTACTACACCTTTTGTTTGCTGCTTGGCAACAGCTGTGTCATCCTCAATGGAGAATGGCTTCACATCTCACAGTGATGACATAGGATTTTAGAATAATGAGGAATATTAGCATTGAGTAATAAAAGGGTGTAAAATATGATGACTTCtacaaagtgaaagtgtttcctctgcagacaaaCTTGCCCTTATAATAACCTTGCTGGTGCAAGGACACTCATACTTTTAAAGGTAATGGGAGAtggcactctgattggtttattgcatgttgtGCCCAAAACACACCTCTGAATAgtaaagagacaaaacaaatcatgtGTCGAGTGCAGCAACATTTTGTAATAAATCATGTACTACAGTGAGAGTTGTTTCTATTTTTGGATTCAATGTTTGGCCAATCATTTTATGACTGACCACAAGaatgaaagcaaacacacaatgaaactgCGATAATGAATATTTCctattaataataaagatacattatatttgacagttttacattttgacattgACCTGTCCGGGGTGTACCCTCTCTGctaatgtcagctggggttGGCTCcagtgaccctcaaaggataagagGTATGGACGAGTGCATGGatggacatttttacattttattgttgcGAAACACAATCAGTCATAAAGCCGAAACAAgcttaaatgaataaacacattattGAAAAGACTTCTGACAGTTTTCTGATCAATTAGAAATAGTATTAACCATGATTTTTACCATCCTAGGGAGGAGTGGCTTAGGCTGTTttgaggaaaacacagagcatCTATGTGTCTCTGCATTAGTCAGTTTGAGACTACACAACCTCTGTACTCATCTGATTCGTCCAGTGCAAAGCAGAAACCTGATGCCGCGCTGCAGAGGCTGGAGTCGTAGCTGCTGCTCACCTGACACTCTGAGCCAGACCGGCCGGGCCTTTAGCACAAACACAGTCTGGTTCTCCCGACACTCGGCTTGGCACCAGTACCTGTCAGCGTCCTCCCTTGTTACCGCGGTGATGAAGTAGCTGTCACCAGAGACCAGGTGCCTGGGGGTGGGAGCCCTGTGTGGTTTGGACCTGTACCACCGGTAGCTCTTCACGAAAGCAGAGAGTGACTCCACTGTGCACTGCAGGAGCACACTCTCACCCAGGTACATGTTTGGCCCCGGAGGCTTCACGGAGACACTGGCCAGAGATCCTGCAGGAACAGGGGAGGCTCCATTATGGGCTTTTTCATGCTAGTGTCAAATGTAGTGTATCTGTGTGTCAGACAGGTGGACACTGATTCATCATCTCTGCCAGTACCTTTAAATGCAGCAACATGGAGAACTacacctgaaacacagagaaataattttacacaaacataacTCATATCATCACATTCTGCCCCATCTGTGACATTGTGTTTGAAGTATGTTCAGTCTAATATGTGGCCATCAGGAGAAACATATGTcttctatctactaattccagaaatctctatctgtctgtctgttgcttGAATATCTCAAGAACAGTTCCTCTCATCAGCTTTACACGTGGAATGTGCATTCTTAAAAGCGGTATTGaatttgatgtgatttggaGGCGCGATATGTTttaatacaatattaataaacaggtAAACAGTGGCTTGCAGTCCCTGAGGGCGGGGCTTTAACAGTCTATGGACCTTTACTCGTTCTCGGATAATCTACTGCAGTGGTCGGTCACTGAGTCAAATCTTGGGTCAAAATCGCCActagatcattttgataatttacatttattatttcccCATATTGGACCAACACAGACATTAGTATTTTGTCTACAAACTAAAAGCACAACGTTCATATTGTTGCTGCAATGttttatatcgagctgaattacagagctttaattttgaaaagttgtgaacttgggtctgaagattgtgaaaaaaaataatcactgACGCACAATGCCTTCATTAAAGttaaccaggtaggatgaacacaacatgTTCTAACTTCACTCAGCTTATAaacagctctgcacacagcgcCCAGCACACTAACTTAAAAACTGactttgaggaggactcactaatgacaaggaatattttttgtaataaaGAAGAAGTAACACCACAGCTGGCTCTGATGGTTTTGATCCCCCAGCAGAAAGTCGGTCATGGTCCACCGCTGAGTTTGGATTATATAaccaaaacaatacaaagttAATCACTTCTGGTGCCTTCAATATGtctaaataatttttttaataaaaaaataatagcAGTCGATGATGCTTTGAAGTCACAGACCATCcgagctaacacacacacacacacacacacacacacacacacacacacacacacacacacacacacacacacacacgcaccacgcacacacacacacacacacacacacacagtcatgtaaCTGCCACACAGTGCAACAGAGAGGAGAGTTTCCTAGTCCTTAATGAGACTGTTTAGACGGTTATCATCCCCATGGGAACAAAAGGAATGTGCACACATTTCCCTgtattttcattcacacacacacacacacacacatacacacagtacagTCGTACAGTTAACGTCAACATAACTCATGGCTGTCGTGGAGGGAGCAGTCATCACGGTGATTTGACAGACTCGTCCAAATCATTTACATTAGCCTTGTTCACATTCTGGCTGGTGCACATCATTTTCAATTTTTGCACCTTTTGAATCTCCCAGCTGCTCAGTAACAGCCCAGTAAAATTATAACTCAGC
Proteins encoded in this region:
- the LOC118121207 gene encoding Fc receptor-like protein 5 isoform X2 — protein: MLIRMNIIFLSSLLGVVLHVAAFKGSLASVSVKPPGPNMYLGESVLLQCTVESLSAFVKSYRWYRSKPHRAPTPRHLVSGDSYFITAVTREDADRYWCQAECRENQTVFVLKARPVWLRVSELPPHLLSLTPNTRQMFSGEHFTLQCPTSQTNSSGWKLLHFSRDLKAGTSNLTVHYSPPGGSVSPYKSEAFVFTAASVTGGLYWCEGAGGRSNAVNITMATSS
- the LOC118121207 gene encoding Fc receptor-like protein 5 isoform X1, coding for MLIRMNIIFLSSLLGVVLHVAAFKGSLASVSVKPPGPNMYLGESVLLQCTVESLSAFVKSYRWYRSKPHRAPTPRHLVSGDSYFITAVTREDADRYWCQAECRENQTVFVLKARPVWLRVSELPPHLLSLTPNTRQMFSGEHFTLQCPTSQTNSSGWKLLHFSRDLKAGTSNLTVHYSPPGGSVSPYKSEAFVFTAASVTGGLYWCEGAGGRSNAVNITVSYGDIILKTQASPVFTGDDVTLCCQYQSGKHKQTSFFKNGALIDSNSSSGSDRVIKMTLKNVTQEDEGFYRCASHDRQMQSPESWLSVRPDRGQLNIITLLCVL